Within Cellulophaga sp. L1A9, the genomic segment CAACGGTAAATTATTAATCACAGGAGAGTATGGTGTTTTAGATGGGGGCCTAAGTTTAGCGCTACCTACTAAATTAGGACAATCGCTAAGCGTAGTACCCAATTCTACAAATACATTGCATTGGCAAAGTATTGATCATTTAAAAAATATGTGGTTTGAGGTTACTTTTGAAATAAAAACACTCACGATCATCACAACTAATGAGCAACAAACTGCAGAAGTTTTGCAAAAAATGCTCCTAGAAGCCAAAAAGTTAAATCCGCTGTTTCTATCTGACCCAACAGGATATAAAGCGCAAACCCTATTAGACTTCCCTAGAGATTGGGGTTTAGGCTCTTCTTCTACCCTACTAAATAATATAGCACAATGGGCAACGATAAATCCATACACCCTTTTATGGAATTCATTTACTGGAAGTGGTTATGATATTGCATGCGCAAAGCACAACACACCAATTTTATACCAATTAGTCCATAAAAAACCCACAGTAACGGAAGTTGTTTTTTGCCCAGAATTTAGTGATGCGCTGTATTTTATTCACCTGAATAAAAAACAAAATAGTAGAGAAGGAATCTTAAACTACCGAAAAGCAAATTTTAATACACAGGAATTTATTTCCGAAATAAATATACTTACAAACACTCTAATTCATTGCAAAGACTTAGAACGCTTCAAAAGGGTAATTTCCAAACACGAAACACTTATTGGAAAAACCTTGAATCTAAAACCTGTAAAATCACTTTTATTTCCTGATTACGAGGGCGCAATTAAGAGTTTGGGCGCTTGGGGCGGCGATTTTATTTTAGCTGCTGGAGACCGCTCCACACCATCTTATTTTAAAGAGAAAGGTTATAAAACTGTAGTTGCTTATAAAGACATGATATTATAAATAATAACGCATAAAAAAAGGCTTCCATTGGAAGCCTTTTTTTATGATCAATTAATATTATTATATTAATAAAACATTGATCTGTTATCTTCAATTTCAGACGCTGCTTTTAAAGCTTGATATACTGAAGTATTAACTCTTGTAGCATTAGAAGCTTTTAAAGTGTTCGCAAATGTACTATAGTTATCTAATTTTGTAGCAGGTGTCTTTTTAGTAACTGTTACCATAAACACACCACTTTCACCTTCAATCAAACCAGAAGTTTTACCTTCTGCTAAAACATACGCAGTACCTGCAACAGCTGGCTCTCTACCTGCACCCGCAATCGTAGGAGATTTAACTGATATTGCTGAGGCCGTAGCTGCAGAAACATTATTATCTTTTGCAAAGGCATCAAAAGACTTGCCTTTGTTCTTATCCATAATCATAGCTGCTTTTTTCTGTTTACGTAGCGTTGGCAATACTACTGCAGAAGCATCTTCTGATGTCATTAATCCTTTTGCATATTTAGCAGTTAATCTAACTACTGCATAACCATCACTCAAATCAAAACGCTTTACATCTCCTATTTCAGAATCTGCATTAAATGCCCATTGAACAATAGAGCGTTGTGCGCCTAAACCTGGTAAGTTTTCATCCATAGGATTCAATTTATTTACAGGTCTAACCACATAGTTATCTTTCTTTGCCACCTCTTCAAATTTAGACTTATCATCTACAGTAGACATTTCAAATTTAGTAGCATCTTGGAAAAGTAAATCTATTGTCTCATCAGAAGGCTCTATTTCACGCACTAGATTTGCAACTTGATAAAGGTCTTGTTTTTCTTCTATCTTAACAATATGAAAACCAAAATCTGTTTCTACTAAACCAATTGAACCTGTACCATTATTGAAGACAAAATCATTGAATGGCTTAACCATAGCACCTTTTTGAAAGAAACCTAAATCTCCACCTCTTGGGCCAGAAGGGCCATCTGAATTTTCTTTAGCTAAATCCGCAAATACAGCACCCGATTTTTTTGCTTCCGCTAAAATTTCTTTCGCTTTCGTTTCTGCTTCTTCTTTTGTTCTAGTAACATCAGCTCCTGCACTACTAGCTCCTTCAAAAGCAATAAGTACATGACTAGCTTTCACATTTCCACCAGCGCGCTTACCTGTTAACTTAGAAACTTTAAAAGTATTTCCATCGCGGTAAGGACCATAGATTTGCCCAATATTCATTTTCACTAAAGTATCTGCTACAAGAGCAGGTAAGCTAGATTTTGGCTTATAAATAGTATCAAATTTAGTATCTGAATTTAAATCTAAAAAAGCAATATTATCA encodes:
- a CDS encoding GYDIA family GHMP kinase gives rise to the protein MIKNFYSNGKLLITGEYGVLDGGLSLALPTKLGQSLSVVPNSTNTLHWQSIDHLKNMWFEVTFEIKTLTIITTNEQQTAEVLQKMLLEAKKLNPLFLSDPTGYKAQTLLDFPRDWGLGSSSTLLNNIAQWATINPYTLLWNSFTGSGYDIACAKHNTPILYQLVHKKPTVTEVVFCPEFSDALYFIHLNKKQNSREGILNYRKANFNTQEFISEINILTNTLIHCKDLERFKRVISKHETLIGKTLNLKPVKSLLFPDYEGAIKSLGAWGGDFILAAGDRSTPSYFKEKGYKTVVAYKDMIL
- a CDS encoding peptidylprolyl isomerase, whose protein sequence is MAILDKIRRKTTILILIIGLALFAFVVSGIFSTNAFSGAKVGSSVAEVNGEEVSIDGFREQVEIASKSYGANASSMQVVNNVYEQNVRNAVLDQQFEKLGIVVEQDQIVNFLRTNPTYSQLPQFLNENGVFDESKFINFIADLKLNNPAGYQQWLQEEKSIIRAAKEQIYFNLVRAGVGTTLKEGELDYKLANDKFDISYVRVPYASIADSTIAVSKSEIEAYVKAHEEDFKQDNSRDIQFVYFEEKASLADENKVKDEITALLNDNEMFNAAKDTTETIKGFRNTADNIAFLDLNSDTKFDTIYKPKSSLPALVADTLVKMNIGQIYGPYRDGNTFKVSKLTGKRAGGNVKASHVLIAFEGASSAGADVTRTKEEAETKAKEILAEAKKSGAVFADLAKENSDGPSGPRGGDLGFFQKGAMVKPFNDFVFNNGTGSIGLVETDFGFHIVKIEEKQDLYQVANLVREIEPSDETIDLLFQDATKFEMSTVDDKSKFEEVAKKDNYVVRPVNKLNPMDENLPGLGAQRSIVQWAFNADSEIGDVKRFDLSDGYAVVRLTAKYAKGLMTSEDASAVVLPTLRKQKKAAMIMDKNKGKSFDAFAKDNNVSAATASAISVKSPTIAGAGREPAVAGTAYVLAEGKTSGLIEGESGVFMVTVTKKTPATKLDNYSTFANTLKASNATRVNTSVYQALKAASEIEDNRSMFY